One genomic window of Salinibacter pepae includes the following:
- a CDS encoding replication protein translates to MPVPNAVFGRMPEMSDSALRCLLGLIHLSFRFHPAEGKWTCTEDWLSRSDVEAASGLSDQGTRNGLSELESIGWARADRSGRSYHYQLALGVPTARFTQVPTALLEELPTLDTGAGLRVVLAVLRGTWGWTSKEMDPQSGALQAVHDRWTELSSRALAKMTGRSKTAVTRAAKALQGKWIGRVRPENGACKYRFLPEAVGDASSRSSSSNSSGSSSDSSSENSEDSGFRCRGDANDLTPDRQNSDPPSSYKKSSSKDKHSQPSSKNKPKQGVEPALGKGNAVPADQSNGTGRPPPDKDQHERQASGRGSPSADFGNLPPEKQDLAEKLANVGVWAGRIAELLSRFSRARVRANFELYRQRAAEQTIRKPGAWLHEAITEGYALQPSGEENPGEPSKESSLPPLEHKETVSEAEKEGYTAQGIPEDRFHRCLSGPSGGNGPQYMYFDPEVGEPADRRPTGRKPTG, encoded by the coding sequence ATGCCGGTCCCGAACGCGGTGTTCGGCCGCATGCCGGAAATGTCCGATTCCGCTCTGCGGTGCCTTCTGGGCTTGATCCACCTCTCCTTCCGGTTCCATCCAGCCGAGGGCAAGTGGACCTGCACCGAGGACTGGCTCTCTCGAAGCGACGTCGAGGCGGCCAGTGGCCTGTCGGACCAGGGCACGCGCAACGGGCTTTCCGAGCTGGAATCTATTGGATGGGCCCGCGCAGATCGCAGCGGCCGGAGTTACCACTACCAGCTGGCGCTGGGCGTCCCGACAGCGCGGTTTACGCAGGTCCCGACCGCCCTTCTCGAGGAGCTCCCTACGCTTGACACTGGAGCGGGTCTGCGGGTCGTGCTCGCGGTCCTCCGCGGGACGTGGGGATGGACCTCCAAGGAGATGGATCCGCAGAGCGGCGCACTGCAGGCCGTCCACGACCGGTGGACTGAGCTTTCCAGCCGGGCGCTGGCGAAAATGACCGGGCGGTCGAAAACGGCCGTGACCCGAGCCGCGAAGGCCCTCCAGGGGAAGTGGATCGGGCGGGTCCGCCCGGAAAACGGGGCATGCAAGTACCGCTTCCTGCCTGAAGCGGTCGGAGATGCCTCAAGTAGAAGCTCAAGTAGCAATTCAAGTGGCAGTTCGAGTGACAGTTCAAGCGAGAATTCGGAGGACTCGGGTTTTCGTTGCAGAGGCGACGCCAACGATCTGACCCCCGATCGCCAAAATTCTGACCCCCCTTCCTCTTATAAAAAGAGTTCTTCTAAAGACAAACATAGCCAGCCTTCAAGCAAGAACAAGCCGAAGCAGGGGGTAGAGCCGGCGTTAGGAAAAGGCAATGCTGTGCCGGCTGATCAATCTAATGGAACAGGTCGGCCACCACCAGACAAAGACCAGCACGAGCGCCAGGCGTCTGGGAGAGGTTCTCCATCGGCCGACTTTGGCAATCTCCCACCCGAGAAGCAAGACTTAGCCGAAAAGCTCGCCAACGTCGGCGTCTGGGCCGGCCGCATCGCCGAGCTTCTGTCCCGATTCTCTCGCGCTCGGGTCCGGGCCAACTTCGAGCTCTACCGCCAGCGGGCCGCCGAACAGACGATCCGCAAGCCCGGCGCCTGGCTCCACGAGGCCATCACCGAAGGATACGCCCTCCAGCCCTCCGGAGAAGAGAACCCCGGCGAGCCCTCGAAAGAGAGCTCTCTTCCACCCTTGGAGCACAAAGAGACCGTTTCAGAAGCGGAAAAGGAAGGGTACACTGCTCAGGGTATCCCGGAGGACCGATTTCATCGGTGTCTGTCTGGCCCTAGCGGTGGAAATGGCCCCCAGTACATGTATTTCGATCCGGAGGTTGGAGAACCGGCCGACCGGAGGCCAACTGGCCGAAAGCCAACTGGCTAA
- a CDS encoding DUF4113 domain-containing protein, with protein MRDCSLSRSFSGASRRLLEPIYRSGHGYKKAGVCLYDIRPSRPHQPGLFGQERKKDEDLMEAVDRINQEYGKEAIGLAAAGLPEGKGHLEREWTMKRQRRSPRHATRWDELPVAKAG; from the coding sequence ATGCGGGACTGCTCGCTATCTAGATCATTTTCGGGAGCCTCCCGGCGGCTTTTAGAGCCGATCTACCGGAGCGGCCACGGCTACAAGAAGGCGGGCGTCTGCCTCTACGACATCCGCCCGAGCCGCCCGCACCAGCCTGGGTTATTCGGCCAGGAGAGGAAGAAGGACGAGGATCTGATGGAAGCGGTGGACCGAATAAACCAGGAGTACGGGAAGGAAGCCATCGGGCTCGCTGCGGCGGGCCTTCCTGAGGGAAAGGGGCACCTCGAGCGGGAGTGGACGATGAAGCGCCAGCGGCGATCTCCGCGGCACGCGACCCGATGGGACGAACTACCTGTTGCCAAGGCTGGTTAG